From the Leptospira biflexa serovar Patoc strain 'Patoc 1 (Paris)' genome, one window contains:
- a CDS encoding methyl-accepting chemotaxis protein — protein MDDNYSNSGMRKLKELIDSFGERSKEIGSVASSIQQVAKQTNLLALNASIEAARAGEHGRGFEIVANEVTKLSFQTSEATKKISEILSRINLENSEANADVLEMEKQSIIEYAELWTNNIAKELESKFYIMATSLYGLKFLIQSLVHANIGMKREHLLLILQEYLIQNEQQLAYAICCEPNVIDEKDHEYAGKEGHDPNGRFVPYCHRHTGRISIEPLQGYDVPGENGWYILPRDLGEDVMMEPYDYPIEGKTVKMTSLMTNLFLHSKFAGILGADFSLEQLQKELSPKRLFGMGTTSLVTFEGNFASHPEIEKLGTKVDGLSADGMDAIQKGESYTHVDTNQIVRILKPVRIGQSKRPWSILVEFNIIAVLKK, from the coding sequence ATGGATGATAATTATTCAAATTCGGGGATGCGAAAGCTCAAAGAACTAATAGATTCCTTTGGTGAAAGATCAAAAGAAATTGGTTCTGTTGCTTCGTCCATCCAACAAGTTGCCAAACAGACCAACTTACTCGCATTAAATGCCTCAATTGAAGCAGCAAGAGCTGGTGAACATGGTAGAGGTTTTGAAATTGTCGCAAACGAAGTCACTAAATTATCATTTCAAACTTCAGAAGCCACTAAAAAAATATCTGAAATTTTATCCAGGATCAATTTAGAAAATTCAGAAGCCAATGCAGACGTATTGGAAATGGAAAAACAATCCATCATAGAATATGCAGAATTATGGACAAATAATATAGCCAAAGAGCTTGAATCAAAATTTTATATCATGGCTACATCTTTATATGGGCTCAAATTTTTAATCCAAAGTTTGGTTCATGCCAATATTGGTATGAAACGAGAACACCTACTTTTAATTTTACAAGAATATCTCATTCAAAATGAACAACAGTTAGCTTACGCAATCTGCTGCGAACCCAATGTAATAGATGAAAAAGACCACGAATATGCTGGGAAAGAAGGACATGACCCCAATGGAAGGTTTGTGCCTTACTGCCATCGACACACAGGAAGAATTTCCATTGAACCATTACAAGGGTACGACGTTCCAGGAGAAAATGGATGGTATATTTTACCACGTGACCTTGGAGAAGATGTAATGATGGAACCTTACGATTATCCAATTGAAGGAAAAACGGTAAAGATGACAAGTCTTATGACAAATTTATTCCTTCATTCAAAATTTGCAGGAATTTTAGGAGCAGACTTTTCACTGGAACAATTACAAAAGGAATTATCTCCCAAAAGATTATTTGGAATGGGGACAACTTCTCTTGTGACCTTCGAAGGCAATTTTGCATCTCATCCTGAGATTGAAAAATTAGGAACGAAAGTTGACGGGCTTTCAGCTGATGGAATGGATGCGATCCAAAAAGGAGAAAGTTATACTCATGTTGACACAAATCAAATCGTCCGAATCTTAAAACCAGTCCGAATTGGCCAGAGCAAACGACCATGGAGTATCCTTGTAGAATTTAATATTATTGCTGTTTTGAAAAAGTAA
- a CDS encoding SDR family oxidoreductase yields MDVDSLIRDLKSLLEAPKDLVTIPEEKRLELIILCGKISRPDRNEVRKRNRTVRIEKKQVLKTQEKQKTALTGIRRARESTVFKAPLQISNTAGWSWDNATELSQPKPCYICKTPFTKLHFFYDSMCPNCAELNYSKRYQTADLKGTVAVITGSRLKIGYQATLLLLRAGARVIATTRFPIDSAIRFSKESDYPLWKDRLQIFGLDLRHTPSVEIFCKFLDNHLERLDILINNAAQTVRRPPGFYAHLLETEKTTISDLPAEVQKLLSFYQHCKNELDSYRSDAEMKDAATALAVSWNHKTPGVGIRSSAALSQIPYSHDNSHELEVVFPEGKLDADLQQVDLRKTNSWRLKLGEINTSEMLEVQLVNAVAPFVLCNRLVGLMRKDHTGKKHIINVSAMEGKFHRFKKEDRHPHTNMAKAALNMMTHTSAEDFAKDGIFMNAVDTGWVTDEDPIELAKRKQDLHDFQPPLDIVDGAARVVDPLFDGVNTGKHWIGKFLKDYFPIDW; encoded by the coding sequence ATGGACGTGGATTCTTTAATTCGAGATTTAAAATCTTTATTGGAAGCACCAAAAGATCTCGTTACCATCCCAGAAGAAAAACGTCTTGAGCTCATCATTCTTTGTGGCAAAATTTCGAGACCTGATCGAAACGAAGTTCGGAAACGAAACCGTACGGTTCGAATTGAAAAAAAACAGGTCTTAAAAACCCAAGAAAAACAAAAGACGGCACTAACCGGAATTAGACGGGCGAGAGAATCGACCGTCTTTAAAGCCCCACTCCAAATTTCCAATACTGCCGGTTGGTCCTGGGACAATGCAACCGAATTATCTCAACCCAAACCATGTTATATCTGCAAAACTCCTTTCACCAAACTTCATTTTTTTTATGATTCGATGTGTCCAAATTGCGCAGAGCTCAATTATTCCAAACGATACCAAACTGCTGACTTAAAAGGGACGGTTGCCGTCATCACGGGCTCCCGTTTGAAAATTGGCTACCAAGCAACTCTGTTACTCTTACGAGCTGGGGCACGTGTCATCGCGACAACAAGATTTCCCATTGATTCTGCCATTCGATTCTCAAAAGAATCAGATTATCCGCTATGGAAAGATCGTTTGCAAATATTTGGATTGGATTTACGGCACACACCTAGTGTTGAAATCTTTTGTAAATTTTTAGATAACCATTTGGAGCGATTAGACATTCTCATCAATAATGCAGCACAAACAGTGCGAAGGCCACCAGGTTTTTATGCACATTTACTGGAAACAGAAAAAACCACAATCTCCGATTTACCTGCCGAAGTTCAGAAATTACTCAGTTTTTACCAGCATTGTAAAAACGAATTGGATTCCTATCGTTCCGATGCAGAGATGAAAGATGCCGCTACAGCTCTCGCTGTTAGCTGGAACCATAAAACACCAGGAGTTGGGATTCGTTCTTCGGCCGCACTTTCACAAATCCCTTACTCACATGACAATTCCCATGAACTCGAAGTTGTGTTTCCGGAAGGGAAATTGGATGCCGATCTACAACAAGTAGACCTTCGCAAAACGAATAGTTGGCGATTGAAACTTGGAGAAATCAATACATCCGAAATGTTGGAAGTGCAACTTGTGAATGCAGTCGCTCCATTTGTGTTATGCAATCGATTGGTCGGTCTGATGAGAAAAGATCATACTGGTAAAAAACACATCATCAATGTATCTGCAATGGAAGGAAAATTCCATAGATTTAAAAAAGAAGACAGACACCCTCATACCAATATGGCAAAAGCTGCGCTGAACATGATGACTCATACCTCAGCGGAGGATTTTGCAAAAGATGGAATTTTTATGAATGCCGTGGATACAGGTTGGGTCACTGACGAAGATCCAATCGAACTTGCCAAACGTAAACAGGATCTCCATGACTTCCAACCTCCTCTTGATATTGTTGATGGTGCCGCTAGAGTCGTGGATCCATTGTTTGATGGGGTGAACACAGGCAAACATTGGATTGGAAAATTTTTAAAAGATTATTTCCCAATCGATTGGTAA
- a CDS encoding DinB family protein has translation MSFWFRDNEILLKQGIRLLTALSDDLYQLKPKDSASSVGEHFRHIIEHYLLFLEGAGDGYIDYDKRKRDQSLETNRLLTISSLQNLISIFEKNEIPLGAVTISQNYNPEEPKPIVTSSVERELLFLVSHTVHHFAIIAFLLKAFGFTVPQGFGYSPATLYANQFLK, from the coding sequence ATGTCCTTTTGGTTCCGCGACAATGAAATCCTGTTAAAACAAGGGATTCGTTTACTTACGGCATTGTCTGATGATTTATACCAATTAAAACCCAAGGATTCTGCTTCCTCCGTTGGGGAACATTTTCGACACATCATCGAACATTACCTTTTGTTTTTGGAAGGTGCAGGTGATGGTTACATTGATTACGACAAAAGAAAACGAGACCAATCTCTTGAAACCAATCGATTGTTAACAATCTCTTCATTACAAAATTTAATTTCTATTTTTGAAAAAAATGAAATCCCTCTCGGTGCCGTCACCATTTCTCAAAATTACAATCCTGAGGAACCAAAACCAATTGTGACATCCTCGGTGGAAAGAGAGCTATTATTTTTAGTTTCTCATACTGTGCATCATTTTGCGATCATTGCCTTCCTCTTAAAGGCCTTTGGATTTACTGTGCCCCAAGGTTTTGGTTATTCGCCTGCAACGTTATACGCAAATCAATTTTTGAAATGA
- a CDS encoding ArnT family glycosyltransferase, whose protein sequence is MMLYPFLLLLPFIFGTILGIPDAPFPQGDEIMHIRSIRESLSSGSYLIPSLSGLPNPYKPPLLFWMGMASDKIFGMSYTSERLVSLLFGIATMFLLYRLVFQIRKSKTDALLTIILFGFSFLSLKFFGLLMMEGAMVFFLLYYFYSFYFYKKTKQSHYIILGSLLTGIGYLLKGPILHVYIILFLLSYFYVKVVRFQKGKLSLRLKEIVNEKLIVFSFGLTLIIPILWILFLYFTIPAGKDLLRFFFITENIGKFYSANQSGVRIWFGWILYTIPFTIPFLQLIGSSISKQKQTKHQSYVMTFLVFFLLVTSVHLLPNRKDPYYVTPFICFIFLIPSMRNLSWESLLMTKTNQITNVIVYFILTFLAIILRLPYLFIFSLLGIVVLSSARYFFQSKNNQWRAVFYSQILILPLIIFFLLKPMSDPDLRDLTEEVEGNSICVVAENPWTAMDVQNKLVNSKVQFALPLTIAENCSHTEYLINFVGTEIPKEFSKRATWFHWKQHLQMNPQLLISAILKMDKSKFQTEISLWKRGELK, encoded by the coding sequence ATGATGCTTTATCCATTCCTACTTTTATTACCTTTCATTTTTGGAACCATACTTGGTATCCCGGATGCCCCATTCCCACAAGGGGATGAAATCATGCACATTCGTTCCATACGGGAAAGTTTATCGTCAGGCAGTTACTTAATTCCGAGTTTATCTGGGTTACCAAATCCTTATAAACCTCCCCTTCTTTTTTGGATGGGAATGGCATCAGATAAAATTTTCGGAATGAGTTACACATCGGAACGACTGGTATCTCTTTTATTTGGAATTGCTACTATGTTCTTACTTTACCGTTTGGTATTCCAAATCAGGAAATCCAAAACAGATGCTTTACTCACGATCATTCTCTTTGGTTTTTCCTTTTTATCCTTGAAATTTTTTGGACTCCTGATGATGGAAGGAGCCATGGTTTTCTTTTTGCTCTACTATTTTTATTCGTTCTATTTTTATAAAAAAACAAAACAGTCTCACTATATTATACTAGGTAGTTTACTTACAGGGATTGGTTATTTATTAAAAGGTCCGATCCTTCACGTTTATATTATTTTGTTTTTGCTCAGTTACTTTTATGTGAAGGTCGTTCGTTTCCAGAAGGGAAAACTATCGCTTCGCCTGAAAGAAATTGTAAATGAAAAATTAATAGTTTTTTCATTTGGATTGACCCTTATCATTCCGATCCTTTGGATTTTATTTTTGTATTTTACGATTCCTGCTGGCAAAGATTTGCTTCGTTTCTTTTTCATTACCGAAAATATCGGCAAGTTCTATTCTGCAAACCAATCAGGCGTTCGAATTTGGTTTGGTTGGATCTTATATACAATTCCATTCACCATCCCATTCCTACAACTCATTGGAAGTAGCATTTCAAAACAAAAACAAACAAAACACCAAAGTTATGTGATGACTTTTTTAGTATTTTTCCTTTTGGTTACAAGTGTACACCTCCTCCCAAACAGAAAAGATCCTTATTACGTCACTCCATTTATTTGTTTCATATTTTTAATACCCTCAATGAGAAATCTCAGCTGGGAATCTCTTTTGATGACAAAAACGAATCAGATTACAAATGTTATCGTTTATTTTATCCTCACTTTTCTTGCGATCATATTAAGATTACCGTATCTATTTATCTTTTCGTTATTAGGAATCGTAGTTTTATCGAGTGCTCGTTATTTTTTCCAAAGCAAAAACAACCAATGGAGAGCTGTTTTTTATTCTCAAATTCTGATCTTACCTCTGATCATCTTCTTTTTGTTAAAACCTATGTCTGATCCTGACTTACGGGATCTCACAGAAGAAGTCGAAGGAAATTCTATATGTGTTGTGGCAGAAAATCCATGGACTGCCATGGATGTCCAAAACAAATTAGTGAATTCTAAAGTACAATTTGCACTCCCATTGACAATCGCTGAGAATTGTTCCCATACCGAATACTTAATCAATTTTGTCGGAACGGAAATACCTAAAGAATTCAGTAAACGCGCCACTTGGTTTCATTGGAAACAACACTTACAAATGAATCCCCAATTATTGATTTCTGCCATTCTCAAGATGGACAAATCAAAATTCCAAACTGAAATTTCATTATGGAAACGAGGTGAACTCAAATGA
- a CDS encoding polyprenol monophosphomannose synthase — protein sequence MKDKTSIILPTYNEAGNIKNCVETISNILEKNSLNFEIIIVDDNSPDGTFEVAKVLAKYDNRIKPFVRTTEKGLSSAVTYGYEKASGEHYVVVDADFQHDYSKIPDVIRLLKDNDIVVATRRSQDGGYGNFPILRKLASLFATKISEWLFPVKISDPMSGFFGIRKSIYFDTKDKLHPRGYKILFEILGVVKTEKIAEIGYTFGLRTWGHSKLDSGVIFYFLWDLISIKWYQWKQSHQYFFGSKRTKSHIHP from the coding sequence ATGAAAGATAAAACAAGTATTATACTCCCCACCTACAACGAAGCAGGTAATATCAAAAACTGCGTTGAAACAATCTCAAATATACTAGAAAAAAATAGTTTAAACTTTGAAATCATCATCGTAGATGATAATTCACCTGATGGGACATTCGAAGTAGCCAAAGTGTTAGCAAAATATGACAATCGAATCAAACCATTTGTCAGGACGACCGAAAAAGGTTTGAGTTCTGCTGTTACGTATGGATATGAAAAAGCATCTGGTGAACATTATGTCGTAGTGGATGCTGATTTTCAACATGACTATTCAAAAATCCCAGATGTCATTCGATTGCTGAAGGATAATGATATTGTTGTGGCGACTCGTAGGAGCCAAGATGGCGGTTATGGTAATTTTCCCATCTTACGAAAGTTAGCGAGTCTTTTTGCAACTAAAATTTCTGAGTGGTTATTTCCAGTAAAAATTTCTGATCCCATGAGTGGTTTTTTTGGAATTCGAAAATCCATTTATTTTGATACAAAAGACAAACTGCACCCACGTGGTTATAAGATCCTTTTTGAAATTTTGGGTGTGGTGAAAACGGAAAAAATTGCAGAAATTGGTTATACGTTTGGACTTCGTACATGGGGCCATTCCAAACTTGATTCAGGTGTGATCTTTTATTTCCTTTGGGACTTGATTTCAATCAAATGGTATCAATGGAAACAATCTCACCAATATTTTTTTGGATCCAAAAGAACAAAATCCCATATCCATCCCTAG
- a CDS encoding STAS domain-containing protein: MNPKVFRLDSVDLNVRIKMVTELTTEKSYLIESNRLDLYSAQGLEEEMTKLFQKGMSVIYIDFSNVEEVSSAVLGLFLYKKVMFQKQGVRLFLINVKPQIQKILKILHLSGHLLP, from the coding sequence ATGAACCCTAAGGTATTTCGATTGGATTCCGTAGATCTTAATGTGAGGATCAAAATGGTTACGGAATTAACAACAGAAAAAAGTTACCTGATCGAAAGCAATCGTTTGGATTTGTATTCAGCGCAAGGATTGGAGGAAGAGATGACAAAACTCTTTCAGAAAGGAATGAGCGTTATCTACATTGATTTTTCGAATGTAGAAGAAGTTTCCTCAGCAGTTCTTGGTTTATTTTTATACAAAAAAGTAATGTTCCAAAAACAAGGAGTGCGGCTTTTTTTGATCAATGTAAAACCGCAGATCCAAAAGATTTTAAAAATCTTACATTTAAGTGGTCACTTACTTCCTTGA
- a CDS encoding alpha-glucosidase C-terminal domain-containing protein has protein sequence MRTIPTEKDDVLCFERSLKENTLRVFLNFGTKEVRLTSLGKGNDLYVFGGAIWEGDGVTLPAHSGAIVELVSQKSSRK, from the coding sequence TTGAGAACAATTCCAACAGAGAAAGACGATGTTCTGTGTTTTGAACGTAGTCTGAAAGAAAACACGTTACGTGTGTTTTTAAACTTTGGAACAAAAGAAGTGCGTTTGACCTCCTTAGGAAAAGGAAACGATTTGTATGTATTTGGTGGGGCTATATGGGAAGGAGATGGAGTAACGTTACCTGCCCATTCAGGTGCAATTGTTGAACTCGTTTCTCAAAAATCGTCAAGGAAGTAA
- a CDS encoding alpha-glucosidase, translated as MENKMEWWKQTSIYQIYPWSFQDSNGDGIGDLAGILGRLDEIQELGVETIWFSPFYRSPGEDFGYDISDYTTIDPRFGTMADTERLIKEIHKRKMKVVLDMVMNHTSDKHPWFLESKSSTSNPKRDFYIWRKGTKKPPNNWISMVGKSGWNYDPQTEEYYYSNFLSFQPDLNYRNPKVKQTMLKVLDFWLQKGVDGFRLDIFNSIYKDESFRDNPFSLRFFPTPDNHDEAFFQKKKYNLNLSESFTFAKEVRKHISKYKQKPFLIGEVSGSDTILKSFLGEKLDGLNLVFQFELIHFQYKSKFFRNLLEKNETIFPSPYTPTYVLGNHDQRRYIDRLGGDQRKAKLLACFQFMARGVPIVYYGEEIGLREGKISNFKGKDPIAKMNSFVPLFLSNLLGIYINRDNCRLPMLWDDSKYGGFTTGVPWLPIGSINPKNTVLEQKKTFRLIMETLPNSIPTTKKMEGDQRGKFENNSNRERRCSVF; from the coding sequence ATGGAAAACAAGATGGAATGGTGGAAACAAACTTCAATTTACCAGATTTACCCTTGGTCATTTCAGGATTCGAACGGGGATGGGATCGGTGATTTAGCGGGAATCCTTGGGCGTTTGGACGAGATTCAAGAATTAGGAGTTGAAACCATTTGGTTTTCTCCTTTTTACCGAAGTCCAGGTGAGGACTTTGGTTATGATATTTCGGATTACACAACCATAGATCCAAGGTTTGGCACGATGGCGGACACTGAACGGCTCATCAAAGAAATCCACAAACGAAAGATGAAAGTGGTCCTCGATATGGTGATGAACCACACTTCAGACAAACACCCTTGGTTTTTGGAATCTAAGTCCTCTACTTCAAATCCGAAACGTGATTTTTACATTTGGAGAAAGGGTACAAAAAAACCACCCAATAATTGGATCTCCATGGTAGGCAAATCAGGATGGAATTACGATCCACAGACAGAAGAATACTATTACAGCAATTTTTTATCCTTCCAACCAGACCTAAATTATCGAAATCCTAAAGTCAAACAAACTATGTTGAAAGTTCTAGACTTTTGGTTACAAAAAGGCGTGGATGGATTTCGTCTTGATATCTTCAATTCAATTTATAAAGATGAAAGTTTTCGCGACAATCCATTTAGTTTACGTTTTTTCCCAACACCAGATAACCACGATGAGGCTTTTTTTCAAAAAAAGAAATACAACTTAAACTTATCGGAATCTTTTACGTTTGCCAAAGAAGTTCGAAAACACATTTCTAAATACAAACAAAAACCTTTCCTCATCGGTGAAGTGAGTGGATCTGACACTATACTCAAATCATTTTTAGGAGAAAAATTAGATGGTCTCAATTTAGTATTCCAATTTGAACTGATCCATTTTCAATACAAATCAAAGTTCTTTCGAAATCTACTGGAAAAAAATGAAACCATATTTCCGAGTCCTTACACACCTACCTATGTATTAGGAAATCATGACCAGAGGCGTTATATAGATCGGTTAGGTGGAGACCAAAGGAAAGCAAAACTATTAGCCTGTTTTCAGTTTATGGCAAGGGGAGTTCCGATCGTTTATTATGGTGAAGAAATAGGACTGAGAGAAGGAAAAATTTCCAATTTTAAGGGCAAAGATCCAATTGCGAAAATGAATTCATTTGTTCCTTTATTTTTAAGTAATTTACTTGGGATTTATATCAATCGTGACAATTGTCGTCTGCCAATGTTATGGGATGATTCGAAATATGGTGGATTCACAACGGGTGTACCTTGGTTACCGATCGGATCCATCAATCCAAAGAATACAGTATTGGAACAAAAAAAAACATTCAGACTCATTATGGAAACATTACCAAACTCTATTCCAACTACGAAAAAAATGGAAGGTGATCAGAGAGGGAAGTTTGAGAACAATTCCAACAGAGAAAGACGATGTTCTGTGTTTTGA
- the speD gene encoding adenosylmethionine decarboxylase, with product MDKEKIKLSGFNNLTKVLSFNLYDFCITLDDEQKGRYVSYIHDKYNASKITEISKEIVKRIDANILSVSAQDYDPVGASAMVLMSDVKGGGNPIPSTQVSMHLDKSHITVHTYPDAADPDGICSFRVDIDISTCGEIIPLDSINYLFEAFECDVVYIDYVVRGYTRLADGRKIYNDHHFNSILDFIKPEIKRNYTFLSDINMPQDNTWQTKMMIKELGPENYLLNPEDISHPDVQNKMKLLREEMKEVYHMIH from the coding sequence ATGGATAAAGAAAAAATCAAACTTTCCGGTTTCAATAATCTGACAAAAGTTTTGAGTTTTAACCTCTACGATTTTTGCATCACTCTCGATGACGAACAAAAAGGTAGGTATGTTAGTTATATCCACGACAAGTACAATGCGAGTAAAATTACAGAGATTTCAAAAGAGATCGTAAAAAGAATTGATGCCAATATACTATCAGTTTCCGCTCAGGATTACGATCCGGTAGGTGCTTCTGCTATGGTTCTTATGAGCGATGTGAAAGGTGGTGGAAATCCCATCCCATCGACGCAGGTCAGCATGCACCTAGACAAATCACACATCACTGTACACACCTATCCCGATGCGGCCGATCCTGACGGGATTTGTTCTTTCCGCGTGGACATTGACATTTCAACCTGTGGAGAAATCATTCCACTTGATTCCATAAATTATTTGTTTGAAGCCTTCGAATGTGATGTGGTCTATATTGATTATGTAGTGCGAGGTTACACTCGACTTGCCGATGGAAGGAAAATTTATAACGACCATCACTTCAATTCTATCCTCGATTTCATCAAACCAGAAATCAAAAGGAATTATACATTTTTGTCCGACATCAACATGCCACAAGATAATACTTGGCAGACAAAGATGATGATAAAAGAACTAGGTCCTGAAAACTATTTACTCAATCCAGAAGATATCTCGCATCCAGATGTTCAGAACAAAATGAAATTACTTAGAGAAGAGATGAAAGAAGTATATCATATGATCCACTAA
- a CDS encoding SCO family protein, with protein sequence MKILNLGWKQTFLWFFVFLLLIGLSVFLHSVSGKYRNIPCEVCQKRFLSVPKSHWIVIYPGLVGCGKKCPMALESLRQFRMRFPDTSFTFYFLVTDPKETEEAIKSYLAYYETSLSIQALRPETNEEIQMYRRLGAYLPEHPILKQRDEHGTQFFLIPPHRTEIFALPKLEDKDWKQIQKAISSNAKMIL encoded by the coding sequence ATGAAAATCCTTAATCTAGGATGGAAACAGACCTTCCTTTGGTTTTTTGTTTTTTTACTTTTGATTGGTCTTAGTGTATTTTTACATTCGGTATCAGGTAAATATCGTAACATTCCCTGCGAAGTTTGCCAGAAACGTTTTTTGTCTGTTCCAAAATCCCATTGGATTGTGATTTATCCAGGGTTAGTTGGTTGTGGGAAAAAATGCCCTATGGCTCTAGAATCTCTTCGCCAGTTTCGAATGCGTTTCCCTGATACTAGTTTTACGTTTTATTTTTTAGTGACCGACCCAAAGGAAACAGAAGAAGCAATTAAAAGTTATTTAGCCTATTACGAGACTAGCTTGTCCATACAAGCACTTCGTCCTGAAACCAATGAAGAAATTCAAATGTATCGGAGGTTAGGTGCCTATTTGCCTGAACATCCTATTTTAAAACAAAGAGATGAACATGGGACTCAATTTTTTCTCATCCCACCACATCGCACAGAAATATTTGCACTCCCGAAACTCGAAGACAAAGATTGGAAACAAATCCAAAAAGCAATCAGCTCCAATGCAAAAATGATCCTTTAG